A region of Sulfurimonas sp. DNA encodes the following proteins:
- a CDS encoding DUF4149 domain-containing protein: MSKKIYIDFSYLIILAASFGAVIVLGAIVAPVIFNPNKHLVDITLDHYNSGIIMSEVFHRFSYWTYFIAGMVVLYEGYMYKIGKRDSIILASSVSVVFSSLMFSNIYIPKILSMQAVGVEATQSVTFENIHKASELDFKILAVALLVLFIRRLMLLRTT; the protein is encoded by the coding sequence TTGAGTAAAAAAATTTATATCGACTTTAGTTATCTAATCATCTTAGCAGCTTCATTTGGAGCAGTTATCGTTTTAGGTGCGATAGTCGCTCCTGTTATTTTCAATCCAAATAAACATTTAGTGGATATAACGCTAGACCACTACAACTCTGGTATCATTATGAGTGAAGTTTTTCATAGATTCAGTTATTGGACTTATTTTATTGCTGGTATGGTAGTTCTTTATGAAGGGTATATGTACAAGATAGGGAAAAGAGATTCTATTATTTTGGCTAGTAGTGTGAGTGTTGTTTTTTCTTCATTGATGTTTAGTAATATTTATATACCTAAAATTTTATCGATGCAAGCAGTAGGTGTAGAAGCAACACAAAGTGTAACTTTTGAGAATATTCATAAAGCAAGTGAACTAGATTTTAAAATTTTAGCAGTTGCTTTACTTGTTCTGTTTATAAGAAGGTTAATGTTACTTAGAACAACTTAA
- a CDS encoding nitrous oxide reductase accessory protein NosL, with translation MKTYLNPLFLILLLLITSSYVNASVSLAQKEKKIYPMGKKIFHKKCDSKMDLQKYESIEELAHDIKDKKLCKPLKQKQFDALCLYLFEVKRLEDTNEVSKKIIISKDDKCPICGMYVYKYPKWISQIYYNEKYFSFDGVKDMMKYYFEYREGITEMLVRDYYSLKVLDARDAYFVVGSDVYGPMGNEFISFEKENEAKAFSIDHKGMNVMKFEDINIEEVNKIDE, from the coding sequence ATGAAAACTTACCTAAACCCCCTCTTTTTAATTTTACTACTTCTTATAACAAGTTCATATGTTAATGCATCTGTCTCTCTAGCACAAAAAGAGAAAAAGATTTATCCTATGGGTAAAAAAATATTTCACAAAAAGTGTGATTCTAAGATGGACTTACAAAAGTACGAAAGTATAGAAGAACTTGCACATGACATAAAAGATAAAAAACTTTGTAAACCACTAAAACAAAAACAATTTGATGCTCTTTGTTTGTACTTATTTGAAGTAAAACGACTTGAAGATACAAATGAAGTAAGTAAAAAAATTATAATAAGTAAAGATGATAAATGCCCTATATGTGGTATGTATGTATATAAATATCCAAAGTGGATAAGTCAAATTTACTATAATGAAAAATATTTCTCTTTTGATGGTGTAAAAGATATGATGAAGTATTACTTTGAGTATAGAGAGGGAATAACTGAAATGTTAGTAAGAGATTATTACTCCTTAAAAGTTCTAGATGCTAGAGATGCTTACTTTGTAGTTGGTAGTGATGTATATGGACCGATGGGTAATGAGTTTATTTCATTTGAAAAAGAAAATGAAGCTAAAGCATTTAGTATAGATCATAAAGGCATGAATGTTATGAAGTTTGAAGATATAAATATAGAAGAAGTTAACAAGATTGATGAATAA
- a CDS encoding ABC transporter permease, giving the protein MNKINFYLIEYAINSVLRQKYKSFFITIVLTLLTFLLTSVFFITNSIKSELNSTVDALPQIIVQKIKAGRQYDIDVKVIDTILEITGVIDATARVWGYYYFENAGVNFSVVGVDEFEEQYKKSLSIIVDNAKLDFNDNASMLVGSGVKKTMLKNYYKEYFNFIKPNGELKKVYVKGVFDGDTQLESNDMIVMSKQSVREIFEIDESKATDIVVKVSNPDEVVTVASKIKLMFPDARVITKNDLKISYQNIFDYKSGIFLALFIISLFTFFIIIYDKASGLSSEEKREIGILKAIGWRVDDVLKEKFYESFIISFVAYMLGIILALGFVYILQAPLLQNIFTGYSQLKTSFELPFIFDMQTLFLVFFLSVPIYIAATIIPSWKIATLDADEVVR; this is encoded by the coding sequence ATGAATAAAATAAACTTCTATCTAATCGAATACGCTATTAACTCTGTACTAAGACAAAAATATAAAAGTTTTTTTATTACAATTGTTTTAACCCTTTTAACCTTTCTTTTAACCAGTGTTTTTTTCATAACAAACTCTATAAAGTCAGAGTTAAACTCAACTGTAGATGCTCTGCCTCAAATAATCGTTCAAAAGATAAAAGCTGGAAGACAGTATGACATAGATGTAAAAGTGATAGATACTATTTTAGAAATCACTGGAGTTATTGATGCCACTGCTCGTGTTTGGGGATACTACTATTTTGAGAATGCTGGAGTAAACTTTAGTGTTGTAGGAGTTGATGAGTTTGAAGAGCAATATAAAAAATCACTCTCTATTATAGTTGATAATGCAAAACTTGACTTTAATGATAATGCATCTATGTTGGTTGGAAGTGGAGTAAAAAAAACGATGTTAAAAAACTATTACAAAGAGTATTTTAACTTCATAAAACCAAATGGTGAACTAAAAAAAGTATATGTAAAAGGTGTGTTTGATGGAGATACTCAACTAGAATCAAATGACATGATAGTAATGAGTAAGCAAAGCGTTAGAGAAATATTTGAGATAGATGAATCAAAAGCTACCGACATAGTTGTAAAGGTTTCAAATCCTGATGAGGTTGTTACTGTTGCATCTAAGATTAAACTAATGTTTCCAGATGCTAGAGTAATAACTAAAAATGATTTGAAGATTAGTTATCAAAATATATTTGACTATAAAAGCGGAATATTTTTAGCACTTTTTATCATCTCACTTTTTACATTTTTCATTATCATCTACGACAAAGCAAGTGGACTAAGTAGTGAAGAAAAAAGAGAGATAGGAATACTTAAAGCCATAGGTTGGAGAGTGGACGATGTACTAAAAGAGAAGTTTTATGAGTCTTTTATTATCTCTTTTGTAGCTTATATGCTTGGTATTATCTTAGCTCTTGGATTTGTGTATATTTTACAAGCTCCACTGTTACAAAATATATTTACAGGTTACTCACAACTAAAAACATCTTTTGAACTTCCTTTTATTTTTGATATGCAAACACTTTTTTTAGTCTTTTTTCTAAGTGTTCCTATTTATATAGCCGCAACTATCATCCCATCGTGGAAGATAGCGACTCTAGATGCTGATGAGGTAGTGAGATGA
- a CDS encoding ABC transporter ATP-binding protein produces the protein MIELKNITKTYEINKNNIVVALQDVSLQINEGELVVLRGASGSGKSSVLSLIAALSKPTSGEVIVDAKQISKLPDNFASEYRRDNIGFIFQKYNLISSLSVKENILLPLIPLNPDAKIVNAKLQRVMKMFHIEHKKDSIVKNLSGGEQQRVAIARANVNEPKIILADEPTANLDEKLSLHFIEILRDLKALGKTIVVATHDPLFFNLDFVDKEIQMQNGFIV, from the coding sequence ATGATAGAACTAAAAAATATAACAAAAACATACGAGATAAACAAAAACAATATCGTTGTAGCACTCCAAGATGTAAGTCTTCAAATAAATGAAGGTGAGTTGGTTGTTTTAAGAGGTGCTAGTGGTAGTGGTAAGAGTAGTGTTTTGTCACTCATCGCAGCTTTGTCAAAGCCAACAAGTGGAGAAGTTATAGTAGATGCTAAACAAATCTCAAAACTTCCTGATAACTTTGCATCTGAGTATAGACGAGATAACATAGGATTTATCTTTCAAAAGTACAATCTTATCTCAAGTCTTAGTGTAAAAGAAAATATTTTACTTCCTTTAATTCCTCTAAATCCAGATGCTAAAATAGTAAATGCAAAATTGCAAAGAGTTATGAAAATGTTTCATATAGAGCATAAAAAAGATTCTATTGTAAAGAATCTATCGGGTGGTGAGCAACAACGCGTGGCTATAGCAAGAGCAAATGTAAACGAGCCTAAAATTATCTTAGCAGATGAACCAACAGCAAATCTTGATGAAAAACTTTCCCTTCATTTTATAGAGATTCTTCGTGACTTAAAGGCTCTTGGAAAGACCATCGTTGTCGCAACTCACGATCCGCTTTTTTTCAATCTTGACTTTGTTGATAAAGAGATACAGATGCAAAATGGATTTATAGTTTGA
- a CDS encoding Crp/Fnr family transcriptional regulator translates to MKLKLKNIDMFNDLDEATIDKIEAFTTKHTIPKDNIVFYEGDDSKYLYLLAKGIIKLYKTSSNHKEIVLKYFHENELIGEVANFEQIPYPATAKAYTEVEIMKIDFDKLKKIIYSNPELSFMIQTSLIKKIKNLEAIISTNLVLDSKERVAKYIYNHSDSFFTTKNIIIAEILSVSPETLSRILKFFKDNNIINIKTKIINRDALLEYFE, encoded by the coding sequence ATGAAACTTAAACTAAAAAATATTGATATGTTCAATGATTTAGATGAAGCAACAATTGATAAAATTGAAGCATTTACAACAAAACATACAATTCCAAAAGACAATATAGTTTTTTATGAGGGTGATGATTCAAAATATTTATATCTTTTAGCAAAAGGAATAATAAAACTATATAAGACTTCATCAAATCATAAAGAGATAGTTTTAAAATATTTTCATGAAAATGAGCTTATAGGAGAAGTTGCAAATTTTGAGCAAATTCCTTATCCTGCAACTGCTAAAGCATATACTGAAGTTGAAATTATGAAAATTGACTTTGATAAATTAAAAAAGATTATATATTCAAATCCTGAATTATCTTTTATGATTCAAACCTCTTTAATAAAAAAGATTAAAAACCTTGAAGCTATCATATCTACAAACTTAGTTCTAGATTCTAAAGAGAGAGTGGCAAAGTATATTTATAACCATTCAGATAGTTTTTTTACAACAAAAAATATAATTATTGCAGAGATTTTAAGTGTATCTCCAGAAACACTTTCAAGAATATTAAAGTTTTTTAAAGACAATAATATTATAAATATAAAAACAAAAATAATCAATAGAGATGCTTTGTTAGAGTATTTTGAATAA
- a CDS encoding dihydroorotase: MVILNAVVCDANGEYEADIRIENGVIKEIAKGLSDSQSIDAKGAYFMPLMIDTNIRLLDSTLNSKNLEKISNEALEGGVGHVIINADSEPAIDNEVVLEFAQNGLRDLNGAKIDLMLNSLKEDSTLSNIAILLKSGAKVPFMSTIAKNDVAIKIAEYALMYDVTIFCKAEDNSLIKSGVMLEATVNSKLGLAGIPDLSEVLHVSRMIEIARHFKIKILFKSIASPRSIYLINQAKKDGVDVSCEVSIHHLMFCDEACEDFNTTAKLDPPLASRSDMLLLQVALKNNQIDILTTLHQPSSPVNKEVAFFNAAYGCEALSDAMPLYYTKLVKSNMITMSDLVKFTTQNSANSIKKESTKIEVGQKVNAMLFDKTIENIVDNEQSLYNGQTLNGKVLMTFISENIRRF, translated from the coding sequence GTGGTTATTTTAAATGCAGTCGTTTGTGATGCTAATGGAGAATATGAAGCAGATATTCGCATAGAAAATGGAGTTATAAAAGAGATAGCAAAGGGTTTAAGTGATAGCCAAAGCATAGATGCTAAGGGTGCATACTTTATGCCTTTGATGATAGATACAAATATTAGACTACTAGACTCAACACTAAACTCAAAAAATCTTGAAAAAATTTCAAATGAAGCATTAGAAGGTGGAGTAGGGCATGTTATTATAAATGCTGATAGCGAACCTGCCATAGATAATGAAGTAGTTTTAGAATTTGCACAAAATGGACTTCGTGACTTAAATGGCGCAAAAATAGACTTAATGCTAAATAGCTTAAAAGAAGATAGCACCTTAAGCAATATAGCAATTTTATTAAAAAGTGGAGCAAAAGTTCCCTTTATGAGTACCATTGCAAAAAATGATGTAGCTATAAAAATAGCAGAGTATGCTTTGATGTATGATGTAACTATTTTTTGTAAAGCAGAAGATAACTCACTTATAAAAAGTGGTGTTATGTTAGAAGCAACTGTTAATTCAAAGCTAGGACTTGCCGGTATTCCTGACTTGAGTGAAGTTTTACATGTCTCTCGTATGATTGAAATTGCAAGACATTTTAAGATAAAAATACTCTTTAAGTCAATAGCATCTCCTCGTTCAATATACTTGATAAATCAAGCTAAAAAAGATGGAGTAGATGTTAGTTGTGAAGTTTCTATTCATCATCTTATGTTTTGTGATGAAGCGTGTGAAGATTTTAATACAACAGCAAAATTAGACCCACCATTAGCATCTAGAAGTGATATGCTACTTCTTCAAGTTGCACTAAAAAATAACCAAATAGATATACTTACAACACTTCATCAACCAAGTTCTCCAGTAAATAAAGAAGTTGCATTTTTTAATGCTGCTTATGGTTGTGAGGCTCTTAGCGATGCAATGCCTCTTTACTATACAAAACTTGTAAAATCAAATATGATAACTATGAGTGATTTAGTGAAATTCACAACACAAAATAGTGCAAATAGTATAAAAAAAGAGTCTACAAAGATAGAAGTAGGTCAGAAAGTAAATGCTATGTTATTTGATAAAACTATAGAAAATATAGTTGATAATGAGCAGTCTTTATACAATGGACAAACTTTAAATGGTAAAGTCTTAATGACATTTATAAGTGAGAATATAAGAAGATTTTAA
- the tgt gene encoding tRNA guanosine(34) transglycosylase Tgt, translating into MKFTLDATSKKARACTITTLHSTIKTPVFMPVGTLGSVKALDMDDVLNLLGAEIILANTYHTYLRPGDKTIAKMGKLHGFTTYPKSFLTDSGGFQAFSLSDISKPKENGIEFRSHIDGSKHFFTPIKVIDIQHNLGSDIMMILDDLVALPATQERIKTSIERTTAWAKESIEYFRAKQKEGVGVEQNIFAIIQGGTDKVFRTKSATELCAMDFDGFAIGGLSVGELNNEMYDTVEHTVQYMPEDKPRYLMGVGTPEDLIENIERGIDMFDCVMPTRNARNGTLFTSFGRINIKGAKFKEDATPIDAECKCLTCQRYTRAYLNHLFRAREISYFRLATIHNLHYYLNLMREVRKSILEDKFEEYKKKFYKKRT; encoded by the coding sequence ATGAAATTCACTTTAGATGCTACAAGTAAAAAAGCTCGTGCCTGTACTATTACAACTTTACATTCAACTATAAAAACACCAGTATTTATGCCTGTTGGAACTTTAGGAAGTGTAAAAGCTCTCGATATGGACGATGTATTAAATCTTCTTGGTGCTGAAATAATTTTAGCAAATACTTACCATACATACTTAAGACCAGGTGATAAAACCATTGCAAAAATGGGTAAACTTCATGGTTTTACAACTTATCCAAAAAGTTTTTTAACAGATAGCGGTGGATTTCAAGCTTTCTCACTATCAGACATCTCAAAACCTAAAGAAAACGGAATCGAATTTCGCTCTCACATTGATGGCTCAAAACACTTCTTTACACCAATAAAAGTCATAGATATTCAACACAATCTTGGAAGCGATATTATGATGATTTTAGATGATTTAGTTGCATTACCTGCTACACAAGAGCGTATAAAAACTTCTATTGAAAGAACTACTGCTTGGGCAAAAGAATCTATTGAGTATTTTCGTGCTAAACAAAAAGAAGGCGTTGGTGTTGAGCAAAATATTTTTGCAATTATTCAAGGCGGTACAGATAAGGTATTTCGTACAAAAAGTGCCACTGAGTTATGTGCTATGGACTTTGATGGTTTTGCTATTGGAGGGCTTAGTGTTGGAGAGTTAAACAACGAAATGTACGATACAGTTGAGCATACAGTGCAGTATATGCCAGAGGATAAACCTCGCTATCTTATGGGTGTTGGAACTCCTGAAGACCTCATAGAAAACATTGAGCGTGGCATCGATATGTTTGACTGTGTTATGCCAACTAGAAATGCTAGAAATGGTACACTTTTCACTTCTTTTGGTCGTATAAATATAAAAGGTGCAAAGTTTAAAGAAGACGCCACGCCAATAGATGCTGAGTGTAAATGTCTAACATGTCAAAGATACACTAGGGCATATCTAAACCATCTATTTCGTGCTCGTGAGATAAGCTACTTTAGACTTGCAACTATTCACAATCTACATTATTATTTAAACCTTATGAGAGAAGTTAGAAAGTCGATTTTAGAAGATAAATTTGAAGAATATAAAAAAAAGTTTTATAAAAAAAGAACTTGA
- the efp gene encoding elongation factor P, translated as MATIGMSDIKKNVRLIVGEVPYKIVAFQHVKPGKGAAFVRMKMKSFLNGKTVEKTVHAGDKFEVPVIDFKTMQYLYDDGDMYQFMDNETYDQLGLAYEQCSDASKWFKDGINVDIVFFRNKAISVQAPETMELIITQTPPNFKGDTSSGSKKPATLETGAVVQIPYHVLEGDLIRVNTVDCEYLEKIK; from the coding sequence ATGGCAACTATAGGAATGAGTGATATAAAAAAGAATGTTCGTCTAATAGTAGGTGAAGTACCATATAAAATTGTAGCGTTTCAACATGTAAAACCAGGGAAAGGTGCTGCCTTTGTTCGTATGAAAATGAAAAGTTTTTTAAATGGAAAAACTGTTGAAAAAACTGTTCATGCAGGAGATAAATTTGAAGTTCCTGTAATCGACTTTAAAACTATGCAGTATCTTTATGATGATGGTGATATGTATCAGTTTATGGATAACGAAACTTACGACCAACTTGGTCTTGCTTATGAACAATGTAGTGATGCTTCAAAATGGTTCAAGGATGGAATCAATGTTGATATCGTATTTTTTAGAAATAAAGCTATCTCAGTTCAAGCACCTGAAACTATGGAACTTATTATCACGCAAACTCCTCCAAACTTTAAAGGTGATACTTCAAGTGGAAGTAAAAAACCTGCAACTCTTGAAACTGGTGCTGTTGTACAGATTCCATATCATGTGCTTGAAGGTGATCTAATTAGGGTAAATACAGTTGATTGTGAGTATTTAGAGAAGATTAAATAA